The following proteins are encoded in a genomic region of Alteromonadaceae bacterium 2753L.S.0a.02:
- a CDS encoding thiol:disulfide interchange protein DsbA, producing MRQLAVLFALILFLGACSQQDANSESALPTLVSKAEAAEAPAEKAPSSNFVEVQYQEGTHYTELDKPIKTLTGDKIEVTEFFSYGCIHCFHFETAAKFWKANLKPDDVEFVQNPAVFNKSWEHYARAFFTAKALGILDKAHSVIFNTIHVDHKRLGTQEEMAKLFETFGVDKATFDKTFTSFGVTSQVQLADKRARESGLRGTPELLVNGRYKITTQGAGGHNEMFLVANFLIEKIRREGK from the coding sequence ATGCGACAACTCGCCGTACTTTTCGCTCTTATTCTGTTTTTGGGAGCCTGCAGCCAGCAGGATGCAAACTCCGAATCGGCCCTACCCACCTTGGTATCCAAAGCTGAAGCGGCCGAAGCGCCGGCCGAGAAAGCACCTTCCAGTAATTTTGTTGAGGTACAGTACCAGGAAGGCACGCACTACACCGAACTGGACAAGCCGATTAAAACCCTTACCGGCGATAAAATTGAAGTTACCGAGTTCTTCTCATACGGCTGTATTCACTGCTTCCACTTCGAGACCGCCGCAAAATTCTGGAAAGCCAACCTCAAACCAGACGATGTCGAATTCGTGCAAAACCCCGCTGTATTCAACAAATCCTGGGAGCATTACGCACGCGCTTTCTTCACTGCCAAAGCACTGGGCATCCTCGATAAAGCCCACAGCGTGATCTTCAACACTATTCACGTCGACCATAAGCGCCTCGGTACTCAGGAAGAAATGGCCAAGCTGTTTGAAACCTTTGGTGTCGATAAGGCCACCTTCGATAAAACCTTTACCTCCTTCGGCGTGACCAGCCAGGTTCAACTGGCCGATAAGCGCGCCCGAGAGTCTGGCTTACGCGGCACCCCAGAATTGTTGGTTAATGGGCGCTACAAGATCACCACACAAGGCGCCGGTGGTCACAACGAAATGTTCCTGGTCGCGAACTTCCTGATTGAAAAGATTCGCCGCGAAGGCAAGTAA
- a CDS encoding aerobactin synthase, translated as MSHWYARAAQALLQKTLSELLFEEALVALPCSEGYEVTLGSSVRYQFSAQQSIWGQLLIEPGTVLRNEQQASCPLQLLVDAQTELALTDIILANLIEETANTLAADTRLLEQRDGLSAGYLADLPYNAQQAYLDGHPKAIANKGRMGWGIAEHCAYAPEHNPEIRLHWLATRSEHLRSGLLRGWSPEMLLRQSLNDTDLEKVARQLGGDLRGWQFIPVHPWQWQHKIQTLFAAALAEQSLISLGELGDAYLPQQSLRTLGNRIRPLALDIKLPITVLNTSCYRGIPARYIEVGPEISRWLQSLCDRDPELCNTHILQEVAGIHYPQAQYQQISASPYRFHEMLGAIWREPVSQYLKEGQQAVMLGALWQLDNDAQPLLQHWLQMSQLTLSDWLQRLFDVMVVPLYHLMCAHGVALVAHGQNITVILQQGVPVAVSLKDFQGDLRLSDTLTPAHQELTSSAFQALDRLPDSHLIHDLQTGNFVTALRFLSAMCWQLFKFSEMRFYQLLSDSLARYKQRQPQLQREYERFDLFQPQIPKLCINRVRLQLGYDDSAQRPQMLRGRDMRNPLFSTQNNELSI; from the coding sequence ATGAGCCATTGGTACGCCCGTGCGGCACAGGCGCTTTTGCAGAAGACGCTTTCCGAGTTGTTGTTTGAAGAGGCCCTCGTGGCGCTGCCCTGCTCAGAGGGGTATGAGGTAACGCTCGGCAGCAGCGTACGGTACCAGTTTTCCGCTCAGCAGAGTATTTGGGGGCAATTGCTGATTGAACCCGGAACAGTGTTGCGTAATGAACAACAGGCGAGCTGTCCACTGCAATTACTCGTCGATGCGCAGACAGAATTGGCACTCACAGACATTATTCTTGCCAACCTGATCGAGGAAACCGCCAATACTCTGGCAGCAGATACTCGCTTGCTGGAGCAGCGCGATGGTTTGTCGGCCGGCTATTTGGCCGACCTGCCGTATAACGCGCAGCAGGCCTATTTGGATGGCCACCCCAAGGCGATTGCCAATAAAGGCCGGATGGGCTGGGGCATTGCTGAGCATTGCGCCTATGCGCCCGAGCATAACCCGGAGATTCGCCTGCATTGGCTGGCAACCCGCAGCGAGCATTTACGAAGCGGGTTGCTGCGCGGCTGGAGTCCGGAAATGTTATTGCGGCAGAGCCTCAATGACACGGATCTTGAAAAAGTCGCTCGTCAACTGGGCGGAGATCTGCGCGGCTGGCAGTTTATCCCAGTGCACCCCTGGCAGTGGCAGCATAAGATTCAAACGCTGTTCGCGGCCGCCCTCGCCGAGCAATCGTTGATTTCCCTTGGCGAGTTGGGCGATGCCTACCTCCCGCAGCAGTCGTTGCGCACCTTGGGTAATCGCATCAGGCCGCTGGCATTGGATATTAAATTACCCATCACCGTGCTCAACACCTCCTGCTATCGCGGCATTCCGGCGCGCTACATCGAGGTGGGACCGGAAATTTCCCGTTGGCTTCAGAGTTTGTGTGATCGTGATCCGGAACTGTGCAACACGCATATTTTGCAGGAAGTGGCGGGTATCCATTACCCGCAAGCCCAGTATCAGCAGATCTCTGCAAGCCCTTACCGTTTCCACGAGATGCTAGGCGCCATCTGGCGCGAACCAGTGAGCCAATATCTGAAAGAAGGCCAGCAGGCGGTGATGCTTGGTGCGCTGTGGCAACTCGATAACGATGCCCAGCCGCTGTTACAACACTGGTTGCAGATGTCGCAACTGACATTGTCGGATTGGCTGCAGCGGTTGTTCGACGTAATGGTGGTACCGCTTTATCACTTGATGTGTGCCCATGGCGTGGCGCTGGTGGCACACGGTCAGAACATTACCGTGATTCTGCAACAGGGCGTGCCGGTTGCTGTGTCATTAAAGGATTTTCAAGGAGATTTGCGGCTTTCGGATACCTTAACGCCCGCCCATCAGGAACTGACTTCGAGCGCATTCCAGGCGCTGGATAGACTGCCTGATAGCCATCTCATCCACGATTTGCAAACGGGTAACTTTGTGACTGCGCTGCGTTTTCTTTCGGCGATGTGTTGGCAGCTCTTTAAATTCAGTGAAATGCGGTTTTACCAGCTGCTCAGCGATAGCTTAGCGCGCTATAAGCAGCGCCAGCCACAATTGCAGCGCGAGTATGAGCGGTTTGATTTGTTTCAGCCGCAAATACCCAAGCTCTGTATTAACCGGGTACGCCTGCAATTGGGCTATGACGACAGTGCACAGCGGCCACAAATGCTGCGTGGCCGCGACATGCGCAACCCACTATTTTCGACCCAAAACAACGAGTTAAGTATTTAA
- a CDS encoding lysine N6-hydroxylase: MTPNHYDLLGIGAGPFSLSLAALLEATQLKVAFFERQGQYQWHPGMLLPNAKLQNSYLRDLVTGVDPTNRHSFLNYLVDSGRFYRFLHADESAISRQEFNLYLQWVASRMPQVHKNCEVAEVDFDESQQRFCVTLSDQRQFLSQHLSVGTGKRARVPDCAQAALGDNCFHASEIALRAPDFKNKRVAIIGGGQTGAEVFLNLLKNTWGKPAAIQWLSRRDNLEPLDETPFTNDYFAPGYAAAFQHLPKERKKALLEKQKLASDGISPETLRELYQTLYQYEISGQLGHHISIRPKRELRSLSSQRGRLQVICLNQFDYQWETEQVDAVVLCTGYRYALAECLHPLAERLQCDSQFGMPLSREYRVAWDGPSGNRIYALNAGLLSHGIVEPQMSLNAVRAATIVNDVCNAPVYNLNSESYMQWRHPDANCTDVVAA, from the coding sequence ATGACCCCCAACCATTATGATTTGCTTGGCATTGGTGCCGGGCCGTTTAGTTTAAGTCTTGCTGCATTGTTGGAAGCCACCCAGCTGAAAGTGGCTTTTTTTGAACGCCAAGGTCAATATCAGTGGCACCCTGGTATGTTACTGCCCAACGCTAAATTGCAGAACAGCTATTTGCGCGACCTGGTGACAGGAGTCGACCCCACCAACCGCCATTCATTTTTAAATTATTTGGTAGACAGCGGCCGCTTCTATCGATTTTTACACGCCGATGAATCGGCGATCAGTCGCCAGGAATTTAATTTGTATTTGCAGTGGGTCGCTTCGCGCATGCCCCAGGTACATAAAAACTGTGAAGTGGCGGAAGTGGATTTTGACGAGTCGCAGCAACGGTTTTGCGTTACCCTCAGTGACCAGAGACAATTCCTGAGCCAGCACCTCAGTGTGGGCACGGGAAAACGCGCCAGAGTGCCAGACTGCGCACAGGCGGCCTTGGGTGACAACTGTTTTCATGCCAGCGAAATTGCGTTGCGGGCACCCGATTTTAAAAACAAACGTGTTGCGATCATCGGTGGCGGCCAGACGGGGGCCGAAGTCTTTCTTAACCTATTGAAAAACACTTGGGGTAAACCGGCTGCGATCCAGTGGCTGAGCCGCCGCGACAATCTTGAACCTCTGGATGAAACGCCGTTCACCAACGACTATTTTGCACCGGGGTACGCAGCGGCATTCCAGCATTTACCCAAAGAGCGTAAGAAAGCCCTGCTCGAAAAGCAAAAACTGGCCAGCGATGGCATTTCACCGGAAACCCTGCGCGAGTTATATCAAACCCTGTATCAATACGAAATTTCCGGGCAGTTGGGGCACCACATTAGTATTCGCCCGAAACGCGAATTACGATCCCTCAGCTCACAGCGCGGCCGCCTACAGGTGATCTGTCTCAATCAGTTTGATTATCAGTGGGAAACCGAGCAGGTGGATGCTGTGGTGTTGTGCACCGGCTACCGCTATGCGCTTGCCGAATGCCTGCACCCTCTTGCGGAACGGCTGCAATGTGATTCGCAATTTGGCATGCCACTCAGCCGCGAATACCGAGTTGCCTGGGATGGGCCCAGCGGAAATCGCATCTATGCCTTGAATGCCGGTTTGCTGAGTCACGGCATTGTGGAACCGCAAATGAGTCTGAATGCAGTGCGTGCCGCAACGATCGTAAACGATGTTTGTAACGCGCCCGTATACAATCTCAACAGTGAGAGCTATATGCAGTGGCGTCACCCTGACGCGAATTGCACAGACGTGGTGGCCGCGTAA